ACGTGTCAGACGAGCAAGAACCGTCTGAGGAATATTCCAATGGTCATGACGGCGAGGACCACGAGGGACGGGAAGAGGTGTCCATTCCAGACGAGAAAGACTCGCCTTATGAAGATTCAATGGGtcatgacgatgaggactTTGAGGAGTGAGGAGACTGGCCGGGGATATGATTGAGTATGCAGTCTAGCAACAACCTTACATAGGGGTCAAAGCATGCACAGTTGAAAGAGCAACCTCATGCTGGTTCTGTAGCTTAGAACTACCTAGTTGTATGCTTTCGGGTGCAACACTCGCGATGTTGCACCAGGAAGCTCAACCTAGTATCTGACTCAGGGTGACGATCAAAAGCGTGACGGATGAGTAATAATTACAAGTGAACATGATAATCTGAACGTatctttttccaatttctgCTTTTCAATGACAGGGAAGGAGGTGTCCGTAAACGCTAGCCTAGGCTTCGCAGTCAACAGGGCTACTGAATGGTACCCTCTCTAATATATGGATAGGCACCTACACAATGTGGATGTTCAGTACCTACACATGTAGACATTAAGTACCTTAGTTTCCAGTGTTGGTGGACGGGCTTGTCCCAGTTCCGATAAAATGCTCCGTTGGATTCTACCAAGACTGTCATGGTGCTAAACTAGCAACCTGCCGGCATTTTAAAGCAAGGTCTGCATGCTGTCAACTGCACAGCATGTAGTATGCCCCGATTGTAGTATGCATGTGGAAGCCGCCACATGCTGATCGTCTACGAGTCAGATAATACAGAGATTAAGGTTGGTGCAGTACCGAAGAGAAAGTGTCTGCACGATCCATTGATATCCTCGAGGCCAAGCACAGCACGTGTAGTCAGCCCTTAGGTATCTGAAGTGTCACCGCTCCTCTGTCTAACCTCGAGGCTGCATTGGGAATCATCGGCGGAAGTCGTGTCGGATGCAGTCTACCGACCAAAGTATAAATGGACGGGCGCGGCCCCTCATGCCCCGCTGGGTCACATTGTCACAACGTCACAACGTCACGGGGATCCcaccatctttttttttggggggtgaAACTGCCTCTTTGATCTTTCCCATAATCAACTGTTCCGTGACAGCTTTCAGTACATCAATTGCCCAAAGCCAGTGTTATCACGATGTTTCCACCACCCCCCGCCGCGCTCGATTGGAAAGACATTGGATTCAAAGTCCGTGATGGTACGTGATCAATGGGCAAGCACTCCTATCTTGTGAGAGAGGAAGGTGaagcggaagaggaggaagaagaaaaagaacaaggaaggaagagaaaaaaaaattgcgACCAAATGAATGAATCAGGAAATTGATCCAGACTGAATCTCACATCTCATAGTCAACGGCCATGTGGAATGTCATTACTCCCAGTCGGGCAATGGCCAGTGGTCCGCTCCTCGATTCGTGCGCTCTCCGTACCTCTCGATTCATGGGATGGCCCCCGGTCTCAACTACGGCCAACAGGTCTACGAGGGTCTGAAGGCGTTCCGTCACGCCGACAACAGCAAGATCACCATCTTCCGACCCGATCGAAATGCCAAACGCATGCAGAAATCCGCCGAGGTCGTCTCCATCCCTCCCGTGCCCGAGGATCTCTTCCTCGACTGTGTGCGACTGGCGGTCGGGGCCAATGCCGAATTTGTGCCTCCCTTCGAGTCTGGTGCCGCCATGTACGTTCGACCGCTCCTGTTCGGATCCTCCGCCCAGCTGGGTCTGACCCCTCCGGATGGCTATACGCTGGCGGTGTTTGTGATGCCGACGGGGGTGTATCACGGGGCGAGTGCGGTGGATGCGTTGATCCTGGAGGACTTTGATCGCTCGGCACCTTTTGGCACGGGCAATGCCAAGGTGGGGGGCAACTATGCGCCCGTTCTCCGACACAGTGATCGCGCTCGTCGGGAAGGGTTCGGGATCACCTTGCACCTGGACAGCGCGACCCGGAGCGAGATCGACGAGTTTTCCACCTCCGCCTTTATCGGCGTGAAGCGGATGGGGGAGGGAGTGACTGTGGTGCTGCCGGATAGTCGCAATGCGATCGACTCGGTGACGGCCGCATCAGTGGGTGACATTGCTCGCCATCTCGGCTATCAGGTGGAGAGGCGACCGGTGCGTTACGAAGAGTTGAGTCAATTCGACGAGGTGATTGCCGCGGGGACGGCGGCGGCCCTCGTGCCGGTCCGGAGCATCACGATGCGCTCCCAGGGCGACAAGTTCGGATACATCTGTGGCGACGAGGCGCAAGGTGGCGAGATCTGTGTCAAACTGCTGCAGACTCTGCGCGGCATTCAGTCGGGCTCGATGGCCGATCCGATGGGTTGGAACTATGAGGTGACGGCGCCGCCGAAGGAGTGGATGGAAGAGGGGGCGGAACAAAAGGTCGATCAAAGTGGAACGACGGTTCCTTGAGCAAGACAGATCGTCTACAAGGCCTTGCAAAGGTCCTCGAACAAGGCAGCCAAAATCTAGATAGTCTGATCCAACGACGCTGTTCGATTTTCCAGGTGTTCATTACTATGTAAGGTGTCGGGTCACTGCCCGCTCGGAGGCTTATTTCTGTCCGTCCTCGGAATTCGGAATGAGGGCTGTGTATGTACAACATGGGTGTCATTTCCTGTTTTCAGATCTACCGGATTCCCAGCGGTACCAAATGGGGAGTGGTGATTCCTATAGCACTAGTTTTGTGACCGGAGAGAAGTCATGAAAATTGAGAGTATAGTTGCCCATGGTTGATGCAAGGATGTCCGTCCGTGCCAGAGGTATTTTTCAATGCAGGCAGACCTCGCACAAGGGGACGGCTCAGGGTCAAAACGCCGATGAGTTGGAAGCTATACACGCAACAGACGAGAGAAATATGCTCGTCGATCTTTGAAACCGACTCACCCGAATTCTTTGAATCTCAAAGTGCTGGGGATGCGTAGGGCGAATCAAGGGGGCTTTGCCGGTACCAAGGGAAACTGTACATGCGGGACGCCGGTGGACGCTGAGCGACCGGGGGACGCGGCGGTGTTTCttgagaggaaggaagaTGATTGATCTCGCGAGCACTGGAGGGGATGTCGTCGTAATGATAGGCCCGGGGGGGTTGGACAATCGTCACCAGTTTGCCGAGGATGGCATATTCGAGTTTGAGTTTGATACTGTAAGCGACGGGTTTGAAGAGCACCTGGACGGCGTAGTAACCGGTATATTCGATGGCGACGACGGCCAAGTCCAGCAGGAGAATGACAATGTTGATGGTGAGCAGGGCATGAAGAACGCCCCATGATCCACCGCGCGGCCGGAGCCTGAGCAATTTGGCAGTCTCCCAGATGTAGATCCCCGAGATGATCAGCTCCTGGATGCAGAATCCGACGAGCTGGATGTGCTCCATGATACTGTAGCCGCGCGACCAGGGTCCGGCGGGGGTGGATACTGCGCCGTAGAGAAGCACCGTGGTAGGGAGATGAAAGAGGATGGCGTCGATGACGATCATCCAGAGGACCGCCCACAGGACTTTGGCGTTTTGCATCACGAGGTGAAGACGGGACCAGAGCACCAGCGATTGGCCGGTCACCATGCCATACCAGCTCACGACGATGAGAGTGACACAGATATAGGGGGAGACCCCGGTTGGGAAGAAAAGCAGGACGAAGCCCAGGCAGTGCGGGATGATACTTATGGACGCCACCAGGAGGCTCCAAAAGTAACAGCCATGTCGTCGtttgaaggagatgaagcaAAGCACGACGAGTTCCAGGGCGTTGTACCATGCGACTGCCGCGAAGGCCACGAAGATCTGGGAGCGCGTGGGAGTCGTCGGCGAGTCGGGACGGAGCAGCGCGGTTGTGAAGCCAGAGGCATTGGAGGACATGGATGGAAAGGGCACATTGCTCAACAAGATTGAACAAATGCAGGAAGAAACCAGGAGACAGGAGACAGGAGCAAAGTATCCTGCGAAATGTCAAATCGCTAGACTACAACGGATTGCCGGGACGGGATAGTGGGATGGAGGGGGAATAGATGGAAGCTGCAGTGGCTGGCGTTGAACGAGAATGCAAGACAACTGGAACGTCACCCTTGCGCGAAACGCCACGGACAACATCCAAACGTCGATCATGTGCGTTTGATAGGCGATCCCTAGGGGGAGCTCTCATTTCCCGGACTGGACATGAGTGTTtacgagggagagagggagagagggagagagaaagtgtTGAAGTGGGAGGCGTCTTCAAAGTTTGGCATCGAGACATGGCAAACTTAAGGTTTGACGATTCGACCGCAGTCAAGGAGACGGAGCGACCGAGAATGGTGGGAATCGGGCATTGGGACGTGGAGAAATAATATGCTTAAAGGTGGCAGAAatgacaacaacaacaaaaaaaaaaacaaaacaactGGTTGAATTGCTATTCCCGCCAAGACGTGAGAACCTTCCAACGGTTGACAGTATCTTCAAGGATGGGAGGCGATCCATTCAGAGCTGTGGTCAAGCTGGTAGTGGTACTCAACAGCGCCGCAGCCCTGGACGGCATCAATAATAATGATGACTTCTCCCTCCACCGTCCATAGCAGGCTGGACGGCATATTGCTCGCCGTTGCAGCCTCAGCAAGGAGCCAAGGAGGAAGACAGCAAAGGCTAGATTGTTTGCGCATCATCGACTCAATTAAAAACCTCGTGGGCTGATTTGTGCCACGGTCTTTGTGTGGTGGCTGTGGCTCGGCCCAGTCGAGTGAAGATCCAGTCAAATGGCGTTCCCTTCATGTTGACGTTCTCCGATGAGCGACGAGCGCCTCCACGATGAGTTGTTGCTGTGTCTTCTGGGGCGAGGTGGTGGGGGTGGGGGTACTGCGGCTGCAGATAACCACAAACAAGCATATACATTAGGGTTGAAGTTGGTAGTTCTCGGAT
The nucleotide sequence above comes from Penicillium oxalicum strain HP7-1 chromosome II, whole genome shotgun sequence. Encoded proteins:
- a CDS encoding Aminotransferase lcsP is translated as MFPPPPAALDWKDIGFKVRDVNGHVECHYSQSGNGQWSAPRFVRSPYLSIHGMAPGLNYGQQVYEGLKAFRHADNSKITIFRPDRNAKRMQKSAEVVSIPPVPEDLFLDCVRLAVGANAEFVPPFESGAAMYVRPLLFGSSAQLGLTPPDGYTLAVFVMPTGVYHGASAVDALILEDFDRSAPFGTGNAKVGGNYAPVLRHSDRARREGFGITLHLDSATRSEIDEFSTSAFIGVKRMGEGVTVVLPDSRNAIDSVTAASVGDIARHLGYQVERRPVRYEELSQFDEVIAAGTAAALVPVRSITMRSQGDKFGYICGDEAQGGEICVKLLQTLRGIQSGSMADPMGWNYEVTAPPKEWMEEGAEQKVDQSGTTVP